Proteins encoded by one window of Leptolyngbyaceae cyanobacterium:
- a CDS encoding NADH-quinone oxidoreductase subunit K, with protein sequence MLEAFVFATILCGFFGIIFKKNLLMKIVSMDVMSTGVIAYYVLVASRDGLFTPIVSDVANGAYADPVPQAVILTGIVIGFSIQCLMLVGVMKLARDNPTLESNEIEKSNTP encoded by the coding sequence GTGTTAGAAGCATTCGTATTTGCAACCATACTGTGCGGATTTTTCGGCATCATCTTTAAAAAAAATCTGCTGATGAAGATCGTCTCTATGGATGTGATGAGTACGGGGGTAATCGCCTATTACGTGCTGGTTGCATCGCGAGATGGCTTGTTCACGCCGATCGTTTCAGATGTCGCAAATGGCGCTTACGCCGATCCCGTTCCCCAGGCGGTGATATTAACGGGAATCGTGATTGGCTTTTCCATTCAGTGCTTAATGCTGGTCGGCGTCATGAAGTTGGCACGGGATAATCCGACCTTGGAAAGTAACGAGATCGAGAAAAGCAATACGCCATGA
- a CDS encoding helix-turn-helix transcriptional regulator, with protein sequence MMIRDDQHYQNVQSWVQKFEQALAQLEKNENERVKDNPQLREIYINEVQRKLDDLREEIREYETIASHDSQTPIVLELDDINNLPQLLIKARMAAKLSQKELADLAGLTEEEIQKYEDKDYEDASFLDVMAVVDALDIKVVKGEFLIPLDTLRRTPITKEELLSKSRQKVSS encoded by the coding sequence ATGATGATTAGAGATGACCAACACTATCAAAACGTCCAATCATGGGTGCAGAAATTCGAGCAAGCTTTGGCACAGTTGGAGAAAAATGAAAACGAAAGGGTTAAAGACAATCCCCAACTGCGTGAAATTTATATAAATGAAGTTCAAAGAAAGCTTGACGACCTCAGAGAAGAAATCCGGGAATATGAAACGATCGCTAGCCACGATTCTCAAACTCCAATAGTGCTAGAGTTAGATGATATTAACAACCTACCGCAGCTTCTAATTAAAGCTCGTATGGCGGCTAAACTCAGCCAGAAAGAGCTTGCCGATTTAGCTGGGCTGACTGAAGAGGAAATTCAGAAATATGAAGATAAAGACTATGAAGATGCCAGTTTTCTTGATGTAATGGCAGTGGTTGATGCGCTGGATATTAAAGTAGTAAAAGGTGAGTTTTTGATTCCGTTGGATACTCTCCGAAGAACGCCAATTACTAAAGAGGAGTTACTTTCTAAATCCCGGCAGAAAGTAAGTTCTTAG
- a CDS encoding DUF4040 domain-containing protein, which yields MNDSYLYAIVALLPLSSLMLLLQTNPYHALVIQGIAGAIAALVFAVLGAADVALTQALMGTLLATTLYAIAVRSSLVMRLGVLEDGAIEADRDPHFAQLINDLRKIFGKHYMRLELVPYTNPQALHRALSEKEVHATCARLGQHNQDYSLDEDEQQPYHTKIRVRRIYDILQTELSSPATSLTYINAPDSGEEKH from the coding sequence ATGAATGATAGCTATCTCTACGCGATCGTCGCCCTGCTGCCGTTGTCTTCGTTGATGCTGCTACTTCAGACCAATCCATACCATGCTTTGGTAATCCAGGGCATAGCCGGAGCGATCGCGGCATTGGTATTTGCGGTTTTGGGGGCGGCAGATGTAGCTTTGACCCAAGCATTGATGGGTACTCTGCTGGCGACTACTCTTTATGCGATCGCAGTACGTTCATCTTTAGTTATGCGTCTTGGCGTACTCGAAGACGGTGCGATCGAAGCCGATCGAGACCCCCATTTTGCTCAACTAATCAATGACTTGCGAAAAATTTTTGGCAAACACTATATGCGTCTTGAGCTAGTCCCGTACACGAATCCCCAGGCTTTGCACCGGGCGTTGAGCGAAAAAGAAGTTCATGCCACTTGCGCCAGACTAGGACAACATAATCAAGACTACTCGCTTGATGAGGACGAACAGCAACCCTATCACACCAAAATTAGGGTTAGGCGCATCTATGACATTCTGCAAACCGAACTTTCGTCACCTGCAACCAGCCTGACATATATCAATGCGCCAGACTCAGGAGAGGAGAAGCATTAA
- a CDS encoding ATP-binding protein — protein sequence MNLLNISAPFELVGRQAQFQRITQVLARDGDLLIAGVPGSGRRTLVRRAAKEVGAKILEVDCIRITDGQRFLQLLCESIDQTFQSASDRVSIEEWIDRKASELFVLSNEGNDTGRLKPVRTEDRQQQWRAFEVLLPLLQSLAESGGERAVLILDSFPHIRSWDRNGVWEKFLREEIERQTQVSYVLVATIAESCITPDEPSNNLEIVQIAPLADDVVAAWAQEVLHTEGLRFDPRSQALALFVNAVQGHLGDASALVRRLKSVRVSDGLICDRHVEQAIQALLADLSMVFESLLMLLPANQAHLLESLALDPTDKPQSRDYIHKHYLSRGGSLQGAIAGLQHKGLIYGSDQSYRLALPLFALWLRQRLS from the coding sequence GTGAATCTTTTGAATATATCAGCACCGTTTGAATTAGTTGGTCGGCAAGCGCAATTTCAGCGAATTACCCAAGTTTTAGCCCGTGATGGCGACTTGCTCATTGCAGGAGTGCCGGGAAGCGGACGGCGGACTTTGGTGCGGCGGGCGGCAAAAGAAGTTGGCGCGAAAATTCTGGAGGTTGACTGCATTAGGATTACAGATGGTCAGCGCTTTTTGCAGCTGCTGTGCGAGAGCATAGACCAGACTTTTCAAAGTGCAAGCGATCGAGTTTCGATCGAAGAGTGGATCGATCGCAAAGCATCGGAATTATTTGTGCTGAGCAATGAAGGAAATGACACCGGGCGGCTGAAACCCGTTCGCACAGAAGATCGACAGCAACAATGGAGAGCATTTGAGGTATTACTCCCCCTGCTGCAAAGTTTAGCCGAATCTGGCGGCGAACGAGCGGTGCTGATTTTGGACAGTTTTCCCCATATCCGCTCTTGGGATCGCAATGGAGTGTGGGAAAAGTTTTTGCGCGAAGAGATCGAGCGTCAGACGCAGGTAAGTTACGTACTGGTGGCAACGATCGCAGAAAGCTGCATAACTCCTGACGAACCGAGTAATAATTTGGAAATCGTGCAAATAGCTCCTTTAGCAGATGATGTGGTGGCTGCTTGGGCTCAGGAAGTATTGCATACGGAAGGGTTGAGGTTCGATCCGCGATCGCAAGCGCTGGCGCTGTTTGTGAATGCGGTGCAGGGACACTTAGGGGATGCTTCGGCATTGGTAAGACGCCTCAAGTCGGTGCGAGTTTCTGATGGGCTAATTTGCGATCGGCACGTCGAACAAGCAATCCAAGCACTGTTAGCTGATTTATCAATGGTGTTCGAGTCATTACTGATGTTGTTGCCAGCTAATCAAGCCCATTTGTTAGAATCCCTAGCATTAGATCCTACGGACAAGCCCCAAAGTCGCGATTACATTCACAAACATTACTTATCTAGAGGGGGTTCTCTGCAAGGTGCGATCGCCGGATTGCAGCATAAAGGCTTGATTTATGGCTCCGATCAAAGCTACCGATTAGCTCTACCTCTGTTTGCTTTGTGGCTTCGCCAACGTCTGAGTTGA
- a CDS encoding cation:proton antiporter encodes MTWYLNLILRLAIWFLLTADMSLANIFIGLNIVFLLPYGSRSPGALKDWVRAIWEVLVAVPQAYMEAFEMIVRPHNYEDVTMERVKPGRTPGLIFLDIFLITFTPKTIVLKYHENGWYEVHWVRRKKKI; translated from the coding sequence ATGACTTGGTATCTCAATCTCATCTTGCGACTAGCCATCTGGTTTCTGCTTACCGCCGATATGAGCTTGGCTAATATCTTTATCGGACTAAACATTGTATTCCTGTTGCCCTACGGCTCCCGATCTCCAGGGGCACTCAAGGATTGGGTACGGGCGATCTGGGAAGTCCTGGTTGCGGTTCCGCAGGCATATATGGAAGCATTTGAAATGATCGTCCGTCCCCACAATTACGAAGATGTGACGATGGAACGAGTCAAGCCCGGACGGACACCCGGACTGATCTTCCTAGATATATTTTTGATTACTTTTACGCCCAAGACCATTGTCTTGAAGTACCACGAAAATGGCTGGTACGAAGTCCACTGGGTACGCAGGAAGAAAAAGATATGA
- a CDS encoding monovalent cation/H(+) antiporter subunit G, with protein MIDVLSYTCIGIGIFFWFWGTFPLLGDRSVLFKLHTLSVADTLGSMSIMVGLLLKIPSEWPLLVLGIITLAIWNTVLGYVLAYSASRGETHE; from the coding sequence ATGATCGACGTGCTTAGTTATACCTGCATAGGGATAGGAATCTTTTTCTGGTTTTGGGGAACCTTCCCCCTACTCGGCGATCGCTCGGTATTATTCAAACTACATACTCTTTCGGTGGCGGATACCCTTGGCTCGATGAGCATCATGGTGGGATTGCTGCTGAAGATCCCCAGCGAATGGCCATTGCTCGTACTCGGCATTATCACCTTAGCAATCTGGAATACAGTGCTGGGCTATGTGCTGGCATACTCCGCCAGCAGAGGAGAGACCCATGAATGA
- a CDS encoding cation:proton antiporter: protein MNTITIAWIGLPFLVGFSIYLLPKLDRYLALGMAIVSTGYALGLFFTQSSLTLKLLDNFGVTLAVDRLSGFFILTNGLVTAAVILYCWHSGKTAFFYAQAIILHGSVNAAFVCTDFISLYVALEVSGIAAFLLIAYPRSDRSIWVGLRYLFISNVAMLFYLVGAVLAYQTNHSFSFDSLRGSPPEALALIFLGLLVKGGIFVSGLWLPLTHSESETPVSAMLSGVVVKAGVYPLARFALTLAEIDPIIRILGVGTALLGVGYAVFEKDSKRMLAFHTVSQLGFILAAPEVGGFYALTHGLVKSALFLIAGNLPSRNLKELQHQPIHTPIWIALVIASFSISGFPLLSGFGAKVLTMKNLLPWQVIGMNIAALGTAISFAKFIFLPYGTDKEQTVKPGFWPAVILLIGGLFLANVVYYEAYTIGNIVKPLATIGLGWLAYLLIFRRVAIKLPRVFEEFEHLIGAMSLMLILLFWMVLA from the coding sequence ATGAATACAATTACGATCGCGTGGATTGGGCTACCATTTCTGGTGGGTTTTAGCATTTATCTGCTCCCCAAACTCGATCGCTACCTCGCACTAGGCATGGCGATCGTGTCCACCGGATACGCACTTGGGCTATTTTTCACCCAGTCGTCCCTGACCCTAAAACTACTAGATAATTTCGGCGTTACCTTAGCAGTCGATCGGTTAAGCGGCTTCTTCATATTGACTAATGGCCTAGTCACAGCCGCAGTCATCCTCTACTGTTGGCACAGTGGTAAGACAGCATTTTTTTATGCACAAGCCATCATTTTGCATGGTAGTGTCAACGCTGCGTTCGTCTGTACTGACTTTATCAGTTTATACGTAGCCTTAGAAGTCAGCGGTATTGCCGCGTTCCTCTTGATTGCCTATCCCCGCAGCGATCGATCGATTTGGGTAGGCTTGCGCTATCTATTTATCAGCAACGTAGCCATGCTGTTTTATCTGGTGGGCGCAGTGCTAGCCTATCAGACCAATCATTCATTTAGTTTTGACAGTTTGCGCGGCTCTCCCCCAGAGGCACTTGCCCTGATCTTTCTAGGACTATTAGTAAAGGGAGGAATCTTCGTATCCGGATTGTGGCTACCGTTGACTCACTCCGAATCGGAGACACCAGTATCGGCGATGCTGTCAGGAGTGGTAGTTAAAGCAGGTGTCTATCCCTTAGCGCGTTTTGCCCTAACTTTGGCAGAAATCGACCCCATCATCAGAATCTTAGGAGTTGGGACAGCCCTGCTGGGAGTAGGCTATGCAGTCTTTGAAAAAGATAGCAAGCGGATGCTGGCGTTTCATACCGTTTCCCAGTTAGGCTTTATCCTCGCCGCACCGGAAGTCGGCGGCTTTTATGCCTTGACGCACGGACTAGTCAAATCTGCCCTTTTCCTGATCGCAGGTAACCTACCGAGCCGAAACCTCAAAGAACTGCAACATCAGCCAATTCATACCCCGATTTGGATTGCTTTGGTAATTGCTAGCTTCTCAATTTCGGGCTTTCCCCTGTTATCCGGCTTTGGGGCAAAGGTGTTGACTATGAAGAATTTGCTGCCCTGGCAAGTAATTGGCATGAATATTGCAGCTTTGGGGACGGCAATCTCCTTTGCCAAATTTATCTTCTTACCTTATGGAACAGACAAAGAACAGACTGTAAAACCCGGTTTTTGGCCAGCAGTTATCCTGCTAATTGGTGGGCTTTTTCTAGCGAATGTCGTTTATTACGAAGCCTACACCATTGGAAATATTGTAAAACCGCTAGCAACGATCGGCCTTGGCTGGTTAGCGTATCTCTTGATTTTTCGACGAGTCGCCATCAAACTACCCCGTGTATTCGAGGAATTCGAGCACCTGATCGGGGCGATGAGTCTGATGTTAATCCTGCTGTTCTGGATGGTATTGGCATGA